The sequence GGAGCAAAAATTCCAAACAGAAAAGACAATGGAATTGCTGTTCCCGCCATTATCCTTATGTACGGATAACGCAGCGATGATAGCAGCGGCAGGTTCAATTGCCTACCAACAAGGTCATCGTGCCACATGGGATCTAAACGCCAACCCGGGTTTAAGTCTAGAAAGATACGCCAAACGATCAACGCCAGAAAGTTAAGACTTTCTGGCGTTTTTCTTGTTAGTACAGAAAGTATAAAAGTGTAGTAATAGCAGAAATCATATGGATTTAGCTATCATTTTGATGTAATATATGTTGCTGAAATACCTCTTCGTCCAACCACTTCTCGGGGCACGGCTGAAGCTAGGCTATTACTCGGATAACTTCTCTGCTTCCTTGCACCGAGGAAGCCTACTTCGAAGCATTACTAGTAAACACAGGTGTTGACGTTGTGGATCTTCAGCCGGGAGTATATGTGATAGGCCTACGCTGATGTATAGCCCCTTAATTCATGCAACAGCTAGGATATGAAGTGCTAACTGCGAGATTTATATCCAACGCATGAGAAGAAGAGTAATCTTCAAGCGAAAGAAGTAGCAATCGAACGTCCAACGCATGAAGAAGAGGAAACTTCAAGCGAAAGGAGTAGCAAAAGAACGCCCAACGCATGAAGAAGGGGAAACTTCAGGCGAAAGGAGTAGCAAGAGGACGCCCAACGCATGAAGAAGGGGAAACTTCAGGCGGAAGGAGTAGCAAGAGGACGCCCAACGCATGAAGAAGAGGAAACTTCAAGCGAAAGGAGTAGCAAAAGAACGTCCAACGCATGAAGAAGGGGAAACTTCAGGCGAAAGGAGTAGCAAGAGGACGCCCAACGCATGAAGAAGGGGAAACTTCAGGCAAAAGGAGTAGCAAGAGGATGCCCAACGCATGAAGAAGAGGAAACTTCAGGCGAAAGGAGTAGCAAGAGAAAGCCCAACGCATGAAGAAGAGTAATCTTCATACGAACCTGATAAACATTACCAAACATCATCTGTCTACACAATAAAAAGTCTAAAACTAATAAGCTTCAGGCTTTCCTTTTTATTTAGTAAGAAAATAAATAAATGCAATCACAGCAGTAATCAAATTGAACATGAAGTTGGACTCTTCTCTAATATGATTACTAACCAAGTATCCATATGGAGAAATTTAATGTGCAAGAATACAGCTCCGTGCCCACAGGACGTGGAGCCTATTTCCGAAACTTTGCTAAGCAGATAAAAAATATCAAAATGACCATCTTGCCATACAGCCTTAGTTATTATAGGATCAAATCTTTCATTTTTTTAGCTTTTCGACATTATCCACAAGCAAATGAGCAATAATGTGAATAAATTAAAGAACGTTGTCATATCAAGAATTAAAGCGCATGAAAAAATGTGGATAAATATCATTATAATTGTGGATAATGTGGACAATTATCTTAATAACTGAATTAGTAGGGGTGAATAAGTGGATAACTCTGTGTATAAAGTGGAAAGGATCATAAATAAAAAGGACAAATTACCCACAAGGCAATTTGTCCTTTTCGACTATTCGTGTAATGATTCCCATTCTTCCATTAAATTATCCACTTTTGCTTGTGCTGCTTTCTCTTGATTCGACAATTCCAGTGTTTTTTCATGGTCTTGAAATACTTCAGGATCGGATAATTGCTGATGAATTTCTTCCATTTCAAGTTCTAATGATTCAATCTCATTTTCTATCTCTGTGATGCGGCGATCCCTTTTTCGTTGTTCTTTTTTTAGTTGTTTTTCTTGTTCGAAATCAGATTTCGCTGTTGTCTTTTTTACTGTCTTTGCTTGTTCAGCTTCTATTAAAGCAGCAAGCTCCTGTTCTTCTTGCTTTTTTTCCACATAGTAGTCATAGTCTCCAATATAGAGTGTTGTCTTATCAGGCTGCATTTCTAATACATGGGTCGCGAGCTTGTTGATAAAGTAACGATCATGCGACACAAAAAGAATGGAACCAGGATAATCGATTAAAGCAGATTCTAACACTTCTTTACTATCCAAATCCAAATGGTTGGTCGGTTCATCCAGTAATAAGAAATTTGATTTCTCCATCATAAGCTTCGCAAGAGCCAGTCTTGCTTTTTCTCCACCACTTAAGGCAGATACGTTACGCAAGACATCATCGCCGGAGAATAAGAAGTTACCCAAAATTGTGCGGATATCCTTCTCATCCATAGAAGGATAGTCATCCCATAATTCTTGTAAAACGGTCTTCTTCGTATTTAATTGTGTTTGTTCCTGATCATAATAGCCAATTTGGACATTAGCACCGAGTTGGATTTCTCCTGATGCAGGATCTAATTGACCGATTATTGTTTTTAGCAATGTCGACTTCCCTACCCCATTTGGTCCAACAAGCGCGACACTGTCGCCACGTTCAATGTGCAACCGTAAATTGGAAAATGTATCAGAAGAAGCGGTGTGATAGCGAAAGGCTAAATCATTAATTTTCAACACGTCATTGCCACTTCTTCTGTCTACGGAAAAGCTGAATTTAGCGGAACTTTCGTCACCTGCGGGCTTGTCCATGACTTCCATTTTCTCTAATTGTTTTCTTCTGCTCTGAGCTCGCTTGGTAGTCGAGGCACGTACAATATTTTTTTGAATGAAGTCTTCCATTCTCTTGATTTCTGTCTGTTGTTTTTCATATTGTTTCAGATCACGTTCATAGTTGGCAGCTTTTTGTTCTAGATATTTACTGTAGTTGCCATGAAATTTACTGGAATGATGACGAGAAATTTCATAGACAATATTCACGGTTTTATCTAAAAAGTAGCGGTCGTGAGAAACAATCACAACTGCACCGGAATAGCTGTTTAAATAGCCTTCGAGCCAGGTAAGTGTTTCGATATCCAGGTGGTTGGTCGGTTCATCCAAAATCAGGATATCTGGTTTTGTTAAAAGTAGCTTTCCTAGTGCTAATCTGGTTTTCTGACCTCCACTTAAAGTAGCAATTGGCGTATCCCACATCGATTCCGGGAAAGCAAGACCATTTAAGACCGCTTTGACGTCTGCTTCATACTGATAGCCACCATCTAATTTAAATTGTTCTTGTTTCTGATCATATTTGGCAAGTAACTGCTGATAACGATCGTGGTCTGCAAGCAAATCAGGATCACCCATCTGCTCTTCCATCTTACGTAGCGCTTGTTCATCTTTTTGAAAATGTTCAAAGATCTTCAGCATTTCCTGCCAAATGGTTTCATCAGAATCTAAACCGGAATGCTGGGCAAGATATCCTAACGATACTTCCTTTGGTTTATGAATTTCTCCCTCGTCGTAGCTCAGTTGACCGGAAATAATGTTGAGCAGTGTCGATTTACCGGCACCATTCCGACCGACGATTGCAATACGTTCATTGCTTTTAATTTCTAGTTTAATATTGGATAAGATCAGTTCTGCACCGAATCTTTTAGTTAAATTGTTTACTTGTAAATAAATCATCTGGTTCACCTCTAATGTATTAAGTGTATCTAAAAGCAGATAGCACTGCAAGCGGCTGTTATTCATTTCAACATTTTGTGCAATCAATATGTGTTAAGTGAATAATTTCACGACATTTGTGGATATATCTGTTAGAATAAAAGTAAGTAAAATCCTTCACAAGTTAGAAAGCGATTAAAAGTAAGGGGAATGAATGATGTCGAATCAACACAAAATACCACAGGCAACAGCTAAACGTTTACCTTTATATTATCGATTTTTGAACAATTTGCATATTCAAGGGAAATCACGAGTTTCATCCAGGGAGCTAAGTGAAGCAATAAAAGTAGACTCCGCAACGATTCGAAGGGATTTCTCCTATTTTGGTGCACTTGGAAAAAAAGGTTACGGCTATAATGTGGAATATTTGCTCGGATTCTTTCGTAAGACATTGGACCAGGATGAGAATACACCTGTAGCATTGATTGGGGTAGGTAATTTAGGAACCGCTTTTTTGAATTATAATTTTACCAAAAACAACAATACGAAAATCGAAATGGCTTTTGATGCAGACAAACAAAAAGTAGGAAGTACGATTGGTGATGTTCAGGTCCATCACATTGATGAACTTGAAGACTATTTGGATAAGATCTCGGTAGCTATTCTAACCGTACCTGTGTCAGAAGCACAAAATATTACGGATCGGCTCGTCGATGCTGGCATCAGTGGCATTCTTAACTTTACACCGGCTCGAATTACCGTGCCCGACAGCATCCGTGTTCATCATATTGATTTGGCAGTGGAACTGCAATCCCTTGTTTATTTCATGAAGCATTATCCATTGAATGATGATAATGATGAATGATAAAAAATAACCATCCTCGTAATGAAGGATGGTTATTTTTTCTTTTTATCATTCGCTTTTTTTATACGAAAGTGCAGGTTCACAAGCCGTATGGCAACCACGATATCGATCGTCGCAAAGGTCGCTAAAAAGATGGTGATAAAGTTAAATACTGTGTCTTCTGCCGATTGTACTGCGATGTAAATAAACAATACAGACAGTACAATATAAAAGAAGGCAGAACGCAAAGGTGATATACGCATAATCCTATTATCCTCCAATAATAATCGTCATTAGTTCCTCTAATTGCTTCATTTGTTGTTCGATCTGTTCTGAATCTAATGAAAGTTGTCCGATTACAGCGAATGTATTAATCGACATGTGTGCAATAATCGGTACAATAATTCGTTTTGTTTCCACATATAAAAAGGCAAAGATCATCCCGATGGCTGTGTAGGTTAGTAAATGGCTGAAATCCATGTGTACAGCAGCAAAGATCAGACCTGAAATAATCGCTGCAAAAAAGAAATTCATTTTTTTATACAGTGACCCGAAGATAGCCTTTCGAAAAACTAACTCTTCTAATATTGGACCTAATACTGAAATGATGATAATGAAGATCGGCATTTGTCGAGCTACATTCATCAAATCCATCGTATTTTCTGACCCAGGTTTAATTCCGAATACGAATGTTTCGATCAGGATGGATGCATATTGTCCAATCATGACGAGAAAGAAACCGAGTATTGACCATAGAATAATATTTCCTATTCTTTTATGTTCCAGGTCGAAGAATTCTTTCATTTCACCTTTTAATATAATGAATGAAACAACTAACGCCAATGCAAATGTGATTACGGACCACCATGTAGAGAAAGTTTCCATATCAGTGATTAAATCTCTAAAAGGTAACGCTAAAAAAATGGAAAACTGCATGGCAACATAGGTGACAATCAAATATATATATTTTTTTGGCAACGTATAACGACTCCTTAATTTTCTTTTTCTATCATGATACGTATTTTAACATAAATTTAGAATAAAATTGAAATAGTTCGTCTACATATAGAAGTGTGAGTTAGAACAGCGAAAAAAATTCATTAATCGTTAGTAAAATACTTGCAAAAAATGCTTGTATTCATTATTATAAGAATTGTGTTAGCACTCCCTGTATTAGAGTGCTAATAATCGACAAATTATTGAATGTGAAATTCAAGGAGGTAACGAAAAGATGCTTAAACCATTAGGTGATCGTGTCATTATTGAGCTTGTAGAGCAAGAGGAAAAAACAGCAAGTGGAATTGTTCTTCCAGATTCTGCGAAGGAAAAACCACAAGAAGGTAAAGTTGTAGCTGTTGGTTCTGGTCGTGTAACAGATAACGGAGAAAAAATTGCCCTTGAAGTAGAACAAGGCAATACGATTATTTTCTCTAAATTTGCTGGCACTGAAGTGAAATATGAAGGTAAAGAATACTTAATTCTTCGTGAGAGCGACATCTTAGCAATTATCGGCTAAGGATAACGAAGAGCATTAACAATAAAATCACATACATTTTTTAAAATTTTCGGGGAGGTTTTTCGATTATGGCTAAAGAATTAAAGTTCAGTGAAGAAGCACGTCGCGCAATGCTTCGAGGGGTAGATACACTTGCAAATGCAGTAAAAGTAACACTTGGACCAAAAGGTCGTAACGTTGTTTTAGATAAAAAATACGGTTCTCCACTTATTACGAACGATGGTGTAACTATCGCAAAAGAAATTGAATTAGAAGATAACTTTGAGAATATGGGTGCTCAGCTTGTATCCGAAGTAGCATCTCAAACAAACGATGTTGCGGGTGACGGTACAACTACTGCAACGGTTCTTGCACAAGCAATGATCCAGGAAGGTCTAAAAAACGTTGCATCTGGTGCAAACCCGGTAGGCGTTCGCCGTGGTATCGAAAAAGCGGTTGAAATCGCAACAGAAGAGCTTCGCAAGATCTCTAAACCAATCGAAGGAAGAGATTCGATTGCACAGGTTGCGGCTATTTCTTCTGCTGATGAAGAAGTAGGTCAACTGATCGCTGAAGCAATGGAACGTGTAGGTAACGATGGTGTTATCACAATCGAAGAATCTAAAGGCTTCAACACAGAATTAGAAGTAGTGGAAGGTATGCAATTCGATCGTGGTTATGCTTCTCCATACATGGTTACAGACCAGGACAAAATGGAAGCAGAACTTGAAGATCCGTATATCTTAATTACAGATAAGAAAATCAATAATATCCAAGAAGTATTACCTGTACTTGAGCAAGTCGTACAACAAGGTAAACCACTTCTTTTAATTGCTGAAGATGTAGAAGGCGAAGCACTTGCTACATTAGTAGTAAACAAACTTCGCGGTACATTTAATGCAGTAGCTGTAAAAGCTCCTGGATTCGGTGATCGTCGTAAAGCAATGCTAGAAGATATTGCAACGTTAACAGGTGCAGAAGTAATCACAGAAGATCTTGGTTTAGATCTTAAGAACACTGGTATCGAACAATTAGGTCGCGCTTCTAAAGTAGTGGTAACGAAAGAAAACACTACCGTTGTAGAAGGTGCTGGAGACCCAGAACAAATTTCTTCCCGTGTCGCACAAATCCGTGCACAAATTGAAGAAACAACTTCTGAATTCGATAAAGAAAAATTACAAGAACGCCTTGCTAAATTAGGCGGCGGTGTAGCAGTAGTTAAAGTCGGTGCTGCAACTGAAACAGAATTAAAAGAACGTAAACTTCGTATTGAAGATGCATTGAACTCTACTCGTGCAGCAGTTCAAGAAGGTATCGTTTCTGGTGGTGGTACGGCACTGCTTAACGTATACAATAAAGTCTCTGAACTTAGCCTTACAGGTGACGAAGCTACTGGTGTAAGCATCGTACTTCGCGCACTAGAAGCACCAGTACGTCAAATCGCAGAGAACGCTGGTTTAGAAGGTTCTATCATTGTAGAACGTCTGAAAGGCGAGAAAGTCGGCATCGGCTTCAACGCAGCAACTGGCGAATGGGTAAACATGATCGACGCTGGTATCGTTGACCCAACAAAAGTAACTCGCTCAGCTCTTCAAAATGCAGCATCTGTATCTGCTATGTTCTTAACAACAGAAGCAGTAGTAGCTGACATTCCAGAAGAAGGCGGCGGTGCCCCTGATATGAGTGGAATGGGTGGCGGAATGCCTGGTATGGGCGGCATGATGTAAAAACAACTTATAAACATTGATAAAACAACGTTTATAAGCGTTCATTCTTGTTCATGTTCATGCTTTTGTTCATGTTTCACTTAATAATATTATGAGAGAGGTCTTTCATTAAGTTACTAAACTTATTGGAGGCCTCTTTTTTAATGTTCTTTGTCATATGAGCGTATATGTCCATTGTAGTGTTAATATCAGCATGTCCTAGTCGTTCTTGTATCTCTTTAATGTGTACGTTAGCTTCAATAAGTAAAGAGGTGTGAGTATGCCTAAAAGAATGAGGTGTAATATGTTTTTTAATCTTAGTTTTCTTAAGCAAACGTTGCAACCTAATAGAGATAGACTTTAATGTTTTTGGATAACCTTCATTAGTTGCAAAAATAAAATTATTATCGTGGTAAAACGGCTTATTCTCATCTAGCAAAAGACCTCAAGCCACTATTATATCATCATGCGAAACACATCGATGAATACCGGGCGTTATCTGCGCGTGATAAATAACGGGTTTCTTTTTCGTGAAAATGTGGTATACTAAGTAATAAGAAAAGACATATTAAAAAAGACCGCAGTTACAGCTGCGGTCCCTAGATACTCATCCTTTGAATAGGGGATTGGCGTTATCTAGTGTATTACCAGAAAATAGCCCTTACCCATTTGGTCAGAATAGGGGGCTATTTTTTTGCGTTTAAAATAGCGACAACGACAGCAATTAGCGCAATGATCATCGTGGAAAACGAGATCATGAGTGTTAAAGCCTGGAACGTCGTCATGGCATCACCCCTTCGGGGATAACACCAACCACCCTATTCGTCTGGTACAAGTTGTCGAATGAGTACCTGTCTTCTATTATACCATATATTCCCGTTCATTTCTTTTGTTTTTCTAAATAAATTGCCGTGATGACACGGTTTGTAAGCGTTCTGTTTTTTTTAATCTTCTAATACCATCGCATACTGTTTATATCGGCGTAACGAATACCGGTGCGTTAAATGAAAATGCGCCAAGATCTCCTTCTCTGATCGACCTCTTTGAATATGGTCGAGGATACAGCTATTTCGCAAATGCTTTGCTGACAGTTTCCGAAGTCCCGCCAGCTGCACTTCATCTTTAATCATTTTTTGTATGCTTCTTGCCGATAGGCGCTTAGGTTGATCATTTCTATAATCATACTGATAATCCTTACTCTGGTTATTAAAGGCAACAAACAATGGTTGATCGGATTTCCATGTTGGCTTTTTAAGAGGATCAATCGTTTTTAAATAGTCACGGATATAAGTCATATGACTCTTGGGTAACCTATAGGTTCTACGAGAACCCTCTCCTTTTATTTCGATCAGGGATTGCGCCAAGTTTACGTTGTTTATGTTCAGCAGAGCGATCTCTTTCGGGCGAACCCCTACATATCGTACAAGATGTACGATGGCTAAGTTGTTTTTACGGAATTTTCTTATAGGTTTAACCAAAAATGAAAATGAGGCTGAAGATATTCTTCAAGATCTATTCACTCGTATTCTATTTAACCCTGAAAATATGTTTAAGGTGACGTATACCAGAAGCTGGTTGCTCACATGTGCTAAAAATGCATTCCTCGATTATTACAAAAAAAAGAAACCCGTTTTATTAAACGATGAAGAATTAATCGAGCAATTACTTATAGAACCAACATCGACAGAAAAAGAAGTATTAGTGAACCATCAATTAGAGACATTATTGAATACATTAGATCCGATTGACAAGGCGATTATATTGGCGAAAGAATATTATAGTTATTTAGAAATGGAACACCTTTTCAATTTAACGACACCAAACCTTAAATCAAAAGTGTTTCGTATCAAAAAGCGACTGGTAAAAATCGAGGTGAAAAAATGAACGATGAAGAAAAAATTCATACCCTTGTTCAAGAATTACTATTTATGGAGGAAGAGGTAGATGAAACCGCAAAATGTATTATTCATGACCATGTGAATACTTGTGAGGAATGCCGTCATTTACGCGCAGACATTAAAAAAAACGAAATACCAACTATTGATAACAGTTCGAGTAAGGCCCATATTACGCCTTTGAAAAGTTTAAGAAAATTAAATATAGGGGTATTGGTCTTTACGATACTTGTAAGGATTGGTGTTCTTTTGTATATCGTCTATGGAAATTCTTTCGAAACGTATCCTTCTTTATTTGAAGATGTCTTACAAGCGAGCTTTACGATATTTTATCTTCCGTCTGCCATTTTTCTGTTGTTACTCACGTTTATTTTTTTAAAACCCAAAATCTTTGCGGGCTTTTTAGTGTTTGACGTTGGCGTTCTTTTGTTTGGTAGTTATTTTATTTCCTATTTCATATAAGGAGGGTACGTATATGTTGTTCGTTTATATTTTGTTTGGTTTTTTTCTGGGGTTAAATGTTTTGTTTTACAGTTATCTGAAAATCAATAAAACAAATTTTTTATTTATACCCCGATCATCGTCTTTTTGTTAGCGATCCTTTGTACTGGGTATGGGTTACTAAGCACAGATAATGGTTGGGAAGGGATGACCTATGGCATTATTGGTTTTGGTATCGTGCTTGCTTCTATTATAGGTGTGGTATTAATACCTGTTTTGTACAAATATAATATTGATTCGCTCGATAAAAAGATAAAAAGGTATACGATGATTATTTTAGGTTTATGTTTCATTGTTTGTTTCATACTTTTATGGTTTCCCGAGTTAATTAATTATTAAGAATTAGTCGTAACAATAATAAACACGATCGTATAAGGGTTATTTGTATACGATTTGTAATGAAGAAAGGAAAAAGAAAATAGTAAAACTTGTAGAACAGCTAAATATTTTAAGGAGTGATTAATTTGAAAAAGTTCTCTTGGTTAAGCTACTGGTCATTAATTTTAAGTATATTTTCAATGCCGTTTTTATTTGCATTGATGTATGGAATAATAAGAATCCATCCTTATTTCGGTTATTTTCTTGTTTCATTGTCCATCATTCTATCCTTGATTTTTGGTTTTATAGCTATTTCTAAAAATACGGAAAGAAATTCCCTTGCGACTTTAGCAATAATAATCTCAATAGGAAGTGGAGCATTTTTCATTTTTGCCTTATTAATGTCCCAAATGAGTGGTCCAACAGGATGATTTTCCATATTGTTCAGGATAAACTTTTCAACTAAGTGGCAGTTATTCACAGTATAATTCTTGAGCAATGTAAGCATTTTTGTCAGATAGAAATGCATTGTTAGTGATTCTTATTTTAATAATGAATGAGATGAGGCGGTAGAAACTAAAAGACCAGAAAGTCCAAGCTTTCTGGTCTAAATTAATGAATCAAGTTATTTTTTTAAAAGTAACAACCATCCGATGTGGCTCTAACCCTAATCCCAATCCCCATTGTTGTATCACCCGGACAAGAATGATTTCCTAAACAATTGAGAAGGTCTTCATGACAAGGACAAGGATCAGAATTGCTCAACAGACAATTATCATGATCATAGCAACAATAATCACAGTTATTTACAGGTCTTTCCCCTCCTGCACTTTGAAGAACACCGCAATATGCACCGCAATAGTTATAGGTAATTCCTGAGAATAAGCAACAAGGTTCTATACCAGATGGAGGGTTCTCAAGAAAGCAAGCTGCTGCTGCATTACCGTCATCTTGTGCTTCTATATCTCCATCAGTACGGTTGGCATCTGTGAATTCAGCAATATCGTTTGGTTTACCATAACCTTCTTTTTGTAATTCTCGAAAAGTTAGCTCATTATTTATATGTTTTTCATGATTATATAGATCAATTTTAGAGTCATATTCCCATAACTTTTCGGTGAATTCCAGAGTATT is a genomic window of Gracilibacillus salinarum containing:
- a CDS encoding tyrosine-type recombinase/integrase, whose amino-acid sequence is MVKPIRKFRKNNLAIVHLVRYVGVRPKEIALLNINNVNLAQSLIEIKGEGSRRTYRLPKSHMTYIRDYLKTIDPLKKPTWKSDQPLFVAFNNQSKDYQYDYRNDQPKRLSARSIQKMIKDEVQLAGLRKLSAKHLRNSCILDHIQRGRSEKEILAHFHLTHRYSLRRYKQYAMVLED
- the groES gene encoding co-chaperone GroES — translated: MLKPLGDRVIIELVEQEEKTASGIVLPDSAKEKPQEGKVVAVGSGRVTDNGEKIALEVEQGNTIIFSKFAGTEVKYEGKEYLILRESDILAIIG
- a CDS encoding putative holin-like toxin, whose protein sequence is MTTFQALTLMISFSTMIIALIAVVVAILNAKK
- a CDS encoding CPBP family intramembrane glutamic endopeptidase, which translates into the protein MPKKYIYLIVTYVAMQFSIFLALPFRDLITDMETFSTWWSVITFALALVVSFIILKGEMKEFFDLEHKRIGNIILWSILGFFLVMIGQYASILIETFVFGIKPGSENTMDLMNVARQMPIFIIIISVLGPILEELVFRKAIFGSLYKKMNFFFAAIISGLIFAAVHMDFSHLLTYTAIGMIFAFLYVETKRIIVPIIAHMSINTFAVIGQLSLDSEQIEQQMKQLEELMTIIIGG
- a CDS encoding redox-sensing transcriptional repressor Rex, encoding MMSNQHKIPQATAKRLPLYYRFLNNLHIQGKSRVSSRELSEAIKVDSATIRRDFSYFGALGKKGYGYNVEYLLGFFRKTLDQDENTPVALIGVGNLGTAFLNYNFTKNNNTKIEMAFDADKQKVGSTIGDVQVHHIDELEDYLDKISVAILTVPVSEAQNITDRLVDAGISGILNFTPARITVPDSIRVHHIDLAVELQSLVYFMKHYPLNDDNDE
- the abc-f gene encoding ribosomal protection-like ABC-F family protein yields the protein MIYLQVNNLTKRFGAELILSNIKLEIKSNERIAIVGRNGAGKSTLLNIISGQLSYDEGEIHKPKEVSLGYLAQHSGLDSDETIWQEMLKIFEHFQKDEQALRKMEEQMGDPDLLADHDRYQQLLAKYDQKQEQFKLDGGYQYEADVKAVLNGLAFPESMWDTPIATLSGGQKTRLALGKLLLTKPDILILDEPTNHLDIETLTWLEGYLNSYSGAVVIVSHDRYFLDKTVNIVYEISRHHSSKFHGNYSKYLEQKAANYERDLKQYEKQQTEIKRMEDFIQKNIVRASTTKRAQSRRKQLEKMEVMDKPAGDESSAKFSFSVDRRSGNDVLKINDLAFRYHTASSDTFSNLRLHIERGDSVALVGPNGVGKSTLLKTIIGQLDPASGEIQLGANVQIGYYDQEQTQLNTKKTVLQELWDDYPSMDEKDIRTILGNFLFSGDDVLRNVSALSGGEKARLALAKLMMEKSNFLLLDEPTNHLDLDSKEVLESALIDYPGSILFVSHDRYFINKLATHVLEMQPDKTTLYIGDYDYYVEKKQEEQELAALIEAEQAKTVKKTTAKSDFEQEKQLKKEQRKRDRRITEIENEIESLELEMEEIHQQLSDPEVFQDHEKTLELSNQEKAAQAKVDNLMEEWESLHE
- a CDS encoding RNA polymerase sigma factor yields the protein MAKLFLRNFLIGLTKNENEAEDILQDLFTRILFNPENMFKVTYTRSWLLTCAKNAFLDYYKKKKPVLLNDEELIEQLLIEPTSTEKEVLVNHQLETLLNTLDPIDKAIILAKEYYSYLEMEHLFNLTTPNLKSKVFRIKKRLVKIEVKK
- a CDS encoding DUF4305 domain-containing protein, translated to MRISPLRSAFFYIVLSVLFIYIAVQSAEDTVFNFITIFLATFATIDIVVAIRLVNLHFRIKKANDKKKK
- the groL gene encoding chaperonin GroEL (60 kDa chaperone family; promotes refolding of misfolded polypeptides especially under stressful conditions; forms two stacked rings of heptamers to form a barrel-shaped 14mer; ends can be capped by GroES; misfolded proteins enter the barrel where they are refolded when GroES binds), giving the protein MAKELKFSEEARRAMLRGVDTLANAVKVTLGPKGRNVVLDKKYGSPLITNDGVTIAKEIELEDNFENMGAQLVSEVASQTNDVAGDGTTTATVLAQAMIQEGLKNVASGANPVGVRRGIEKAVEIATEELRKISKPIEGRDSIAQVAAISSADEEVGQLIAEAMERVGNDGVITIEESKGFNTELEVVEGMQFDRGYASPYMVTDQDKMEAELEDPYILITDKKINNIQEVLPVLEQVVQQGKPLLLIAEDVEGEALATLVVNKLRGTFNAVAVKAPGFGDRRKAMLEDIATLTGAEVITEDLGLDLKNTGIEQLGRASKVVVTKENTTVVEGAGDPEQISSRVAQIRAQIEETTSEFDKEKLQERLAKLGGGVAVVKVGAATETELKERKLRIEDALNSTRAAVQEGIVSGGGTALLNVYNKVSELSLTGDEATGVSIVLRALEAPVRQIAENAGLEGSIIVERLKGEKVGIGFNAATGEWVNMIDAGIVDPTKVTRSALQNAASVSAMFLTTEAVVADIPEEGGGAPDMSGMGGGMPGMGGMM